TAAAGATCTTCAATGTGTTCATCCCAGTTTGTACGATTACTTCTACATAATCACGCTGCaacactcttttcttttttagtcaTTTTGGTGAGAAATTGAGGATTGATTGTTGTGGGTTTGGGCAGGCAACGGCTGAGGAGTGGATGCAATCCACAAAGGATGCAGCCAATGCAACAAAAGACAAGACCGCTGATGCAACTCAATCAGCCACGGAATCTGCCCAACATGGGAAGGACAAAAGTGCTAGCTTCATCCAGCAggtttgtctttctttttgtttttttccttcgtTTGGGATAACTTCTCGATCGAGGGATCGATGCTGCAAATTAATAATTCTGGAATATGGatgctttattaatttgatttgcaTGTGTA
This window of the Juglans regia cultivar Chandler chromosome 12, Walnut 2.0, whole genome shotgun sequence genome carries:
- the LOC108980977 gene encoding late embryogenesis abundant protein 1-like isoform X2, with amino-acid sequence MSTTEQHFKAGESHGQGQATAEEWMQSTKDAANATKDKTADATQSATESAQHGKDKSASFIQQKGEEMKHMAQGAVDSVKSTLGVGDK
- the LOC108980977 gene encoding late embryogenesis abundant protein 1-like isoform X1, with amino-acid sequence MSTTEQHFKAGESHGQGQATAEEWMQSTKDAANATKDKTADATQSATESAQHGKDKSASFIQQKGEQMKHMAQGAVDSVKSTLGVGDK